A stretch of DNA from Scleropages formosus chromosome 13, fSclFor1.1, whole genome shotgun sequence:
ttactcacacacacacacacacacacacacacattgattgtAGCTGACTGCGTTAAAACGACCTGCTGTTTGTGCTCGGCTTGAATGACCGAAAACCTCGGCGCTAACTTGGCTAATTTAACCCGCTTCTtttcaaataataatgataataatgaaaacacaatgcttttctttctccaaaAGTCGTACAGCTGAGGACATTCCTGGAATGATTCCACtgggtttttttctcccatcTTAAAAGGGTAACTGGGctattttattgttactgttcGGCGTTTTAAACACAACGCTTTTAACACGGAAAAGGacgacaaaacaaaaaatttgcaaaactaGCCGCGCTATTTAAAACTGGGGTCATTCTTCAGGGATTGTTCAAAGGAGACAGACTTTACCAGTAGTGTAAATTAACACGTGCTTTCTGGGCAGTTGGGGAATTATTAAACGCTCGACTTTATAGGGTATTTAACGCAAAAATAAGTTTTGAACAAGCTGAGAAATCTGCCAGTAAGTGCTACGGAGAGAGATGTAACGCCTCGCCCTCGGTGTTACTTTTTGCTACAAACCCTGCTTTAGAAAGTTAGTCGCAGGCCCTTAACCATCCCGGAGAAGGACACACAGTCCCTTCAGAGGactaaactgtgtgtgtatgcaccccctcccccaaccccccaccccagccccccAGCTAGTAAGTGTAAAACTTACTCATTACTCAAGCGAAAATCTGACCGCGTGCGCGTGGGATCCCTGACAGTTTACACTAGCAGCTCATCAGAGATTCGTATAGATGCGTCGTGCTGTTCTTTACCTGTGTGAGttcttttgtgtatttttaggTTTTCCGACCGCGCGAATATCTTCCCGCAGCCGGGGAAGGGGCAGGGGAAGGGCTTCTCCCCCGTGTGCACCCTGATGTGGTTCACCAGCTTGTATTTGGCCTTGAAGGACTTGCCCTCGCGCGGACAGTCCTCCCAGTAGCAGATGTGGTTCGTCTGCTCGGGCCCGCCGACGTGCTCCATGGACACGTGCGTCACCATCTCGTGCATGGTGCTGAAGGTCCGGTCGCACGTCTTTTTCGGTCTGTTCACCTGGGTCTCGTCTATCCATTTGCAGGACATCTCTTGCTTGATGGGCTGCCGCATGTAACGAAAGAAAGCGCCCGGGCCGTGGTGCGCGGGCACGTTCATGCCCACGTTCATGTTGATGGGGTGGTTGTAGTTGTGCAGCTGGGCTGCGCCGTAGGGGTCCGCGCGTGGGCTGGCCACGGGACGGTAGGGGTCGGGTCTTCCGAAGAGATCCCCGCGCAAACCCAGATGCATCTGGCCGTTCACGACGTGCCCGCCCGGCGACGCGTGGCTCACGCTCTGCTCGTGCAGTCCGGGGAACAGAAGGTGGCCCGGATTGTCGGAGATCCCGGGCGGTCCGTGGAGGCTCCCCGCGGAAGTGGCAAAGATCCCATGCTGAGCGCCGCCGGCCGCTGGCTCCCCGATGCCGGCGCCGCGGTTCCTGAACAGAAAGTCTCGTGTGGAGTTGAAGGCGCCGCCGCCGTACGAGCCCACCTGGCCGCCGTGGTGGTGCCCGAGCGCGGCCGCAGCGTAGCCGCTCGCCTGCGGCGTGAACGCGGACGTCTGGCTGGAGGCGATGTCGTGGGTCACGGGGTTGAGCTTGAAAGCGGCCGAGTGGGAGGAATCTCCGAAGGGGCTGAGCCCCAGCCCCGGGTCTCGGTTCCCCAAGTCGTGGTGCCTCGGCGTCCCGAAGCCCCCAACTCCGAGCGCCGAGAACTGCGGACCCCCGTCGAGAAGCATGGTCATGGGGACCggaggaagaaggaaaagaaataaagaaaacaaaaacaaggagcaaaacaaaaacagtttaaaaaccCAGATTGGCGGATTGCTCCTAAACAACAGCGAGCAAAAGTAACTTtgtgctgctgccgccgctgcgCTGCTGCCTCTTCGGGAGCGCAATGCACAATTTAGAGAccaaaaagcagtaaaaaatgaAGTGACAATCCTCCTCGCGATGCGCGGGGGAGCGCGGACTCCCGAAACTGATCCTTACGAGAAGAGGATCAAACTTCCCCCGGTTTGCGAACGAAT
This window harbors:
- the zic3 gene encoding zinc finger protein ZIC 3, with protein sequence MTMLLDGGPQFSALGVGGFGTPRHHDLGNRDPGLGLSPFGDSSHSAAFKLNPVTHDIASSQTSAFTPQASGYAAAALGHHHGGQVGSYGGGAFNSTRDFLFRNRGAGIGEPAAGGAQHGIFATSAGSLHGPPGISDNPGHLLFPGLHEQSVSHASPGGHVVNGQMHLGLRGDLFGRPDPYRPVASPRADPYGAAQLHNYNHPINMNVGMNVPAHHGPGAFFRYMRQPIKQEMSCKWIDETQVNRPKKTCDRTFSTMHEMVTHVSMEHVGGPEQTNHICYWEDCPREGKSFKAKYKLVNHIRVHTGEKPFPCPFPGCGKIFARSENLKIHKRTHTGEKPFKCEFDGCDRRFANSSDRKKHMHVHTSDKPYICKVCDKSYTHPSSLRKHMKVHESQGSESSPAASSGYESSTPPVLVSTNTEDPTKSPPPAVQNPSAHSDALPPNFNEWYV